The nucleotide window TGGTCGTacacatttaacctatacccatttttttttaaatttttaatttgtacacactttttaaacaactttagccccctttctcctcctccttctccaatACTCGCACCATTATAGAAAACCAGCTTTGCCATGAGAAACAAAGGCTTCTCCAATACTCGCACCATTATAGAAAAAAATAAACAGTGATGTCTCTGTACTTGTAAGGTCCAAAATTGGTGTTCTTGACACCAAATTCAGCATTCATTGTAATGTTGAATGAAGAGTTTTCTGCATTTTTGGACAACACATCAAAGGTAGCGGACTGGACGTGAAACTTGGGAGTTCTGACTTTCATTATGTATAATGAAAGAGAAGAGAGTGATTGCAATTTGAAACAGAGTAGAGAGTGCAACAAAAATTAAGAGTTTCTTGCGTTTCTTTTTTGCTCAGCTCTTTGGATTGTATGGAGTTGGCTGATTCTTCAGCTTGCTTTGCATGTCCGTTAATCTGAAGTTGATATTCCCCTTCTACTGCCATTTAGTTTCAagtcaaattttatttcaaaaatttcagcttatatagtgctgaagtttttgaaaaagcttagccaggacaaaaaaaaaacttcagcgtttttagtgctgaagtttttaaaaaagaactaaataacttcagcatcacATAACTCAGCTACTAGAATATTTAAGTTCAACAAATAGAGAATAAAACTTCAgcactagaatgcttaagttcagcaattacaaacaaaaacaagttcatcaaatagagaacaaaacttcagcgcTAGAATGCTTAAgatcagcaaatagagaacaaaacttcagcactagaatgcttaagttcagcaattacaaataaaaatttTCAGCACACTTGGTCtacttcaggcccggctactagaatgctaaatttttgcgtgattgtctttgttACTTCACCCGGTATGCTGAAGTACCGCAAAAAAATGGATGCGCgtacaattttttttgcaaaacgaACACAAATTAAATCGTTACCCAAAAAGCATATACATACAAATTCCCCGTAAACTTTACAACAtattgaaacggaaggagtataGGTTCCACATCCCATTGTGTATGTCCTTATGGGTCCCTCCACTAATACTTTATTCCTTGTCTTTGTCTTTCTCTTCTGCTTGTCATATAAAATCCAGTAACTTATCTTAATTTCGCTGTGTCTCCAAGACTTAAAAGCCATGGAGCTAATTCCCAGTCTTCCTTACGACATAGGACTAGAATGTCTTATCCGCGTTCCATACGATAATTTCTCGTCCGTTACATCGGTCTGCCGGAATTGGAAACTCCAAATTGAGCTTCCAGAGTTTTGGAAGCTAAGAAGAGCTACTGGCTTCACCCGCCAAGTAATCTTAATGGCCCAAGCCCAAACCGATGACCCGAAACTAAAAGTCGGGTTATCCAAGTACTCCGCTTTTCCAGTTTACAGGCTCACGCTTTATGAGCCGGATTCGGGTTATTGGGCCGAATTACCACCGCTTCCTGGCAACTCCGATGGGCTGCCGATGTTTTGCCAGCTAGTCGGAGTTGGGTTGAGCTTAGTGGTAATCGGCGGCTGGAACCCTATTACTTGGGAGCCTTCTAACGCAGTTTTTGTTTATAACTTTGTGACTGCCACGTGGCGACGGGGAGCTGAAATGCCGGGTTGCCGGAGATCCTTTTTTGGCTGTGCGTCGGATTCTGAACAGACGGTGTACGTTGCAGGTGGACATGACGAAGAGAAGAACGCGCTTAAATCGGCGATGGCGTATGACGTGGCAAGTGATGAGTGGGTCCCTATGCCTGACATGGCAAGCGAACGCGATGAATGTAAGTGCACTTTTTATCACGGCAAATTCCACGTCATCGGCGGCTATGACACGAGCATGCAAGGCCGGTTCGGAACAACTGCCGAGTCATTTAATACTTCCACGTGGCAGTGGGACCCAGTCGCTGAACATTTCTTCGATTCTGCCACGTGTCCGAGAACTTGTGTTGAGGGTGGTGACGGAAAATTATACTTGTGCCGGGACGGTGATGTGCTGGTACTCCGAGATTCCACGTGGCAAGTTGCGGCGGCGATTCCGCCGGAACTCCGGAACGTAGCCTTTGTGACAGCGTGGCGGGGTAAAATTCTGATGACTGGTTCTATGGGATTTAATGAGCCCCACAACACTTATATTCTGGATTTACAGAATTACACGTGGACAAAAATGGATGCTCCGGTAAACTTCTCCGGCCATGTTCAATCTGGCTGTTGCCTCGAGATGTAACATTTTTAAGGTTTTACCACTTTGTGTTGATTGTACAGTTAGAAAATTAGAAAGATTTTGCATATAGTGTTTCATTTGCCAACTTTAGTAAGTGTCCAATTTGCCACTGTACTACTTGAAATTGAGAAACTTTGACTTCAGCTACACTTTTTTGACCTGCCTTTATGAGAAAATTCTGTTTGTAAAGAATAGGGTAATTTTTAATCATAGTaaaaaataaagaggaaaatTTGAACATTTTTCATCTAAGTAGCTTCAAGATTTATGAATGAACCCAAACTATAACCCAAATTATGATTTATGAATGGACCTAGGCTGGGGCAGAGCTCGGGTTGCGGAAGGGGTTCAAAATGCCTTTTTGCCGaaaattacattaaaaaaaaattaaattaatttttatgcATAAATAGTAGATATTGAATCCCCTTGACTTGTAGGTGTGTTTACTTTTAATACTCGAAATTCTCTCAGTAAAACTCTTGGCTCCGCCACTGAACCCAGAGGTAAGATTGAATGATTTCAAATAGTAGAAAAACAAGTTTAAACCTTTTTCCCTCACGTTTAATGTGATGGCCTTCAGAAAGCCAACTGATGACCATATTTCAAGCAAATTGGACAACTTGGCAAAGTAAAATCTAAAAAAAGTCGGATCTCTATCAGTAAACACTGACTAAAACTGTACAAAAGACGTCGACTCTTAATCTGGTTTTCTCGGGGAAGAAGATAGTGGAAAGACCAACAGCAACAATACTGGAAAATTGTACAatcaaaaaagaatgaaaaatgcCTTCTATCCAGTGTTATTTTATTCGCATGCAGTCGTATAATACTTCTCTGAAATTCTTGTACATATGCCTCTTTAGGTACATATCTTCTACCTTCTTTCTTCCATTGCTTCCCATTCGCCGCCTTTCTGAGGGGTTATTCAGCAAATACTGAAGATTCTGGGCCAGAACTTGAGCGCCTGGACGTCCCAAAGGATGGAGAAGACCTGTTACGTTATGTTCAACGATCTCCTTCGTGCCCCCAGCATCTGTTCCCAGCACCTGTATCAAAATCATACGCCAAATCCAGTTGTTTTAGCCCTATCTTTAATAATGAGGTGATTTAGTAAGGAAAACACAACACAGTTTTAGATTCTGTGATGATTAAATCTAAGAATGCATGACACAGAGAACTGCCAGAGTTTCCTACTTACTCAAGATTCACAAATTTTTGCAGTTCTATACTTGAGTGCAGGTTTTGTATAGGCAACCATACCAACTAATCAAGAGAAGAGAATTCCAAAACATGACTGCTTTTTCGGGGACGCTATTTTAGTATTGCGTTCTGTTGTTTTTGTTCATTGTAAACATACCGACTAATTAAGAGCAGAGGATTCCCAAATATGACTGCTTTTTCGGCATGCAAGTACATGCATTATCTAAAGGTGACGACAATATACTATTGGCAGGACGGAATTGAGAATCTTACAGGAAGACCAAATGCCATTGCTTCAATTGTTACTCTCCCAAATGTTTCTCCAAGTCCCTGCAAAAATAGTAAACAACCGTTACATTAAAATGTGTAGCTAGAAATTGAACTAAGCAA belongs to Nicotiana tabacum cultivar K326 chromosome 6, ASM71507v2, whole genome shotgun sequence and includes:
- the LOC107799518 gene encoding F-box/kelch-repeat protein At1g80440; this translates as MELIPSLPYDIGLECLIRVPYDNFSSVTSVCRNWKLQIELPEFWKLRRATGFTRQVILMAQAQTDDPKLKVGLSKYSAFPVYRLTLYEPDSGYWAELPPLPGNSDGLPMFCQLVGVGLSLVVIGGWNPITWEPSNAVFVYNFVTATWRRGAEMPGCRRSFFGCASDSEQTVYVAGGHDEEKNALKSAMAYDVASDEWVPMPDMASERDECKCTFYHGKFHVIGGYDTSMQGRFGTTAESFNTSTWQWDPVAEHFFDSATCPRTCVEGGDGKLYLCRDGDVLVLRDSTWQVAAAIPPELRNVAFVTAWRGKILMTGSMGFNEPHNTYILDLQNYTWTKMDAPVNFSGHVQSGCCLEM